In Halanaeroarchaeum sp. HSR-CO, one DNA window encodes the following:
- a CDS encoding transcription initiation factor IIB family protein, translated as MSHALRTTERDEQEKESTDGCPECGGLVVTDEEHGETVCADCGLVVEEDGIDRGPEWRAFDSQEKDKKSRVGAPTTNTMHDKGLSTNIDWRDKDAYGNSLGSRQRQKMQRLRKWNERFRTRDAKERNLKQALGEIDRMASATGLPDNVRETASVIYRRALEEDLLPGRSIEGVATSCVYAAARQAGVPRSLDEIDDVSRVEKDEIARTYRYIVRELGLEVRPADPASYVPRFASELGLSDESQHRARELLENAKEKGVHSGKSPVGLAAAAVYAAALLTNEKTTQAKVSDVADISEVTIRNRYHELLEAEDTIPV; from the coding sequence ATGTCCCACGCACTGAGAACAACCGAACGAGACGAGCAGGAGAAAGAATCGACCGACGGCTGCCCGGAGTGTGGCGGCCTGGTAGTAACCGACGAAGAGCACGGCGAGACGGTCTGTGCCGACTGTGGCCTCGTGGTCGAGGAGGACGGCATCGACCGTGGTCCCGAGTGGCGAGCCTTCGACTCCCAGGAGAAGGACAAGAAATCGCGCGTCGGCGCGCCCACCACGAACACCATGCACGACAAGGGCCTCTCGACCAACATCGACTGGCGAGATAAGGACGCCTACGGGAACTCCCTCGGCTCGCGCCAGCGCCAGAAGATGCAGCGACTGCGCAAGTGGAACGAGCGGTTCCGCACGCGAGACGCCAAGGAGCGCAATCTCAAGCAGGCACTCGGCGAAATCGACCGGATGGCCTCCGCGACCGGCCTCCCCGACAACGTCCGCGAGACGGCCTCCGTCATCTACCGGCGTGCACTCGAGGAGGATCTCCTCCCGGGCCGGTCCATCGAGGGCGTCGCCACCTCCTGTGTCTACGCCGCCGCCCGCCAGGCCGGAGTGCCCCGCAGCCTCGACGAGATCGACGACGTCAGCCGCGTCGAGAAGGACGAGATCGCTCGCACCTACCGCTACATCGTCCGCGAACTCGGTCTCGAAGTAAGGCCCGCCGACCCCGCGAGCTACGTTCCGCGCTTCGCCTCCGAACTCGGGCTGAGCGACGAGTCCCAGCACCGCGCCCGCGAGCTCCTCGAGAACGCCAAAGAGAAGGGCGTCCACAGCGGCAAGAGCCCGGTCGGCCTCGCCGCGGCCGCCGTCTACGCCGCCGCCCTCCTCACGAACGAGAAGACCACGCAGGCGAAGGTCAGCGACGTCGCCGACATCTCCGAGGTCACCATCCGGAACCGCTATCACGAACTCCTCGAGGCCGAAGACACCATCCCGGTCTGA
- a CDS encoding inosine/xanthosine triphosphatase: protein MRVAVGSENPVKRAATERALADVATAVESVAVESGVAEQPWGEAETIEGARTRAERARSADDYDLGVGIEGGVASVDGANGLFLIMWAAVTDGKQVGLGAGPRLELPETVASRLEAGAELGPLLDDLLDTTGIKEDQGAAGVLTDRIITREDALFQAVAGGFGPFVSGQYD, encoded by the coding sequence ATGCGGGTCGCAGTCGGGAGCGAGAATCCGGTGAAGCGAGCGGCGACCGAGCGAGCATTGGCCGACGTGGCGACCGCCGTCGAGAGCGTGGCGGTCGAGTCGGGTGTGGCCGAACAGCCCTGGGGGGAAGCGGAGACGATCGAGGGCGCGAGGACCAGAGCCGAGCGGGCGCGATCGGCGGACGACTACGACCTCGGCGTGGGTATCGAAGGTGGTGTGGCCTCGGTGGACGGGGCTAACGGGCTGTTCTTGATCATGTGGGCTGCGGTGACTGATGGCAAGCAGGTCGGCCTCGGTGCTGGTCCGCGACTGGAATTGCCCGAAACCGTCGCGAGCAGACTCGAGGCGGGGGCGGAACTCGGGCCGTTGCTGGACGACCTTCTCGACACGACTGGTATCAAAGAAGACCAGGGTGCCGCCGGCGTCCTCACCGACCGGATCATCACTCGAGAGGACGCTCTCTTCCAGGCTGTCGCCGGTGGGTTCGGTCCGTTCGTCTCCGGGCAGTACGACTGA